One segment of Meriones unguiculatus strain TT.TT164.6M chromosome 3, Bangor_MerUng_6.1, whole genome shotgun sequence DNA contains the following:
- the LOC110544959 gene encoding vomeronasal type-1 receptor 100-like: protein MSSLKDILYIQAGLGVLANLFLLFFYSFTILGHRPKPMDLMSCQLTFIHIMMLLTGGDIWLTDIFESLNIENYIKCKTTFYIHRVLRGLSICITCLLSVFQAVTISPRSSLLANFKHKLKKYIIYAFLCIWSLNLSFNSNLIFYVGGFTNVSETNQMKVTESCVVFQMNYVIRGLFITVTTSRDVFLVAIMLTTSAYMVIILLRHQRQCKHLHSISHLRASPEKKATQTILLLVVFFVILYWVDFVISITSVLVWMYDPVILTIQKFVMNAYPTITPLVHISSDKRIINVLKILQLKCY, encoded by the coding sequence ATGTCCTCATTGAAGGATATCCTTTACATTCAAGCTGGGCTTGGAGTCCTGGCCaatttgtttctcctttttttctattctttcacaaTCCTAGGTCACAGACCTAAGCCCATGGACCTGATGTCTTGTCAACTAACCTTCATTCATATAATGATGCTCCTCACAGGAGGAGACATTTGGCTTACAGACATATTTGAGTCACTGAACATTGAGAATTACATCAAATGTAAGACAACTTTCTACATACACAGGGTGCTGAGAGGCCTCTCTATCTGcatcacctgcctcctgagtgtgttcCAGGCTGTTACTATCAGTCCCAGGAGCTCTCTGTTGGCAAATTTTAAACATAAGCTTAAAAAATACATAATCTATGCTTTCTTATGTATTTGGTCTTTGAATTTGTCCTTCAATAGTAACCTGATCTTCTATGTTGGTGGTTTTACCAATGTGAGTGAGACAAACCAgatgaaggtcactgaatcctgCGTAGTCTTCCAAATGAACTATGTCATCAGGGGATTGTTTATAACAGTGACAACctccagagatgtgtttcttgtagcaATCATGCTGACCACAAGTGCATACATGGTGATAATCTTGCTCAGACATCAGAGGCAATGCAAGCATCTTCATAGCATCAGCCACCTGAGAGCGTCCCCTGAGAAAAAGGCCACCCAGACCATCTTGCTGCTGGTggttttctttgtgatcttatACTGGGTGGACTTTGTCATCTCAATTACCTCAGTCCTTGTGTGGATGTATGACCCAGTCATCCTGACTATTCAGAAATTTGTGATGAACGCCTATCCCACAATTACTCCTTTGGTACACATCAGTTCTGATAAGAGAATCATCAATGTGCTGAAAATCTTGCAGTTAAAGTGctattag